Genomic DNA from Hordeum vulgare subsp. vulgare chromosome 2H, MorexV3_pseudomolecules_assembly, whole genome shotgun sequence:
CTGCATGAACTATCACCTTTGCTTGAACTTAATCACCAAAACATAAAACTAGTTGCATCGTAATTTGCACACCGGGTTAATTAGAGGACTTCCACCAGCTAGTTTAGGTAGAGGTGGTGTTGCTGGTGTGGTGCTGGCTAATAGCGTATTATTTCTCGTATCGCGACTCACCATGGCGAGTGAACGAGTCGGTGTCCCTTATCTATGGCTTTAATGTGATTCGAGGTGCAAGAAGGAAGTGAGCCAACTAAGGTCGAGATTGTTCATCTATTGTCTAGATTGTTTGTTGTTTGtccagagaaaaaaaatcaatacatGTATGCCACGATTATTGATAGTGTCAAGGAAGTTAGGAGGACATGGAGGCGGGAAGATGAGATGAATTGTTGCACCATATCACCTTAGACTGTGCTAGCATTGTTGGAGCAAGTATAATAGGGTATAGATTTATAGAAGTTGCCACATCATATTTATCTAGAATTGGAGGGGAGACAAGAGAAGCTTGATGTAGATATATAGTGAGCTGCAACAAGTTGCAACACGGGCTACAACAAGCTTTGTGAGATGATGTGGTGAGCCACACCCTATTTATGCTCATTGCGAGTGAGCAATTTTTTAGATGATATAGCCACCAGTTGCATACATTATTAGCCATGCTCTTATTTATCGATCAACATGGTTTCCACCATGTTTGACTTGGGAGGGTGTTTCTTTATCATTTAtttcctccgtccgaaaatatttGTCATAGAAATAAATGTATGTAGATATATTTTAGTTTtaaatatatttatttttatacaTTTATGCGACAAGTAATTCGGGACTGAGGGTTGCCTAGTTGTTACACCAACATAGATGTATCAGTCATGTTGGAATGAATGGACATGTGGATTCTAATTACCATTGGTTGCTTTGTaagtttcttttattttttagtaGGTTATAACCCCCCGTCGTCTGCATCATTGCGATGCACACAACCATACGTCATAAGTTCATATTCTCAGTAAACAACAATCATATGCTTGCATTGATATACTTGCAGTTGCAGACCCCTAAGTGTGTacaacagacacacacacacacacacactagtaCCACGCCCCTAGCTAGCTAGATTTGTGCAGATAACTAGTAGTGGGCGGCAGTGAGGTGGTGATACTTTGCCCTAGAAAGGAAGTTGCGGTACCATAGCACTGCCGTGGTAAAAGGGTGTGTGTGTGGGTACATCTGCATTTAAATAGCATCCATTTTGCTACTGGAAAGCATGCCTGTGTGTAAACCAGCCATTTCAAGCAACTTGCACTCCCCACATGAGAAAGTACTGGCAATCAGACTTGGACCTAACTCGTAAGTGGATGCACATATGCATGGAAGTAGTATGCCTGGTGAAAGTGCATTCAGAAAGGGAGCTGGGAGAAAATCAAGAAGAGCTAGCACACTACGTAGTACACTTGCATATGCTCTCCAGCCTacctgcttcacctctttccCATAAATAAGGAGGTGCAAAGAGCTGCAAGTTTAGGTAGAGGCTGGCTATAAACAGCTTGAAAGACGAGGCCCTGGACACCCCCAACCAGATCCATGCACAATGCATAATAGGTGAAAGAGATACGTATGTGCTCTCTGAAAGGAAGCGATCGCACCACCATTAATGGGGTGCGGCAGCTAGGCTACATGCAACTAACAATGACCTACCATTGCACTAACAATCCTTAAAATGGCATGGAGTGAGGCAAGGACAGCATGCAGACAAAGCACAAGCCGTAGCATAGAAATAGTACAGTAGTAGAGAAGAAAACTACCTAGACGTCTAGTACTGTTTTTTCTTTTACAGGATCAGTCAATTAAGCTACTTGACAAATGCAGATTTAATAGCATGCAAGCTTAGGTTACCAAGTATCCATTCCCAGTAGTAGGATGAAGCAATGGTTTAGAAGTAAAAGATGGTAACAGTAGCATATGCAATCATCTGTAATCCCCACCCACTGACCCACATATCCTTAGTACCAGTAGCTCTTAGAtggatactactactactatcaaGGAGATAACAACAATACCAGTAACTATTTTGCATATGGTTTGCACAGGACCATATGTAGCACGTTACAATGAGGCCACCGGATAGTTTGTTTGTTTAATAAAGTGGGCAGTGCTTCAGCAAGGCAGTCAAGCAATATTCCTTCCACGCCCTCATCCCTAGGGGAATGTTTTTGGGGCccttccaagttctcccaagcCCCAAGATACGGCTGCTGGCATGCATGTGACGAGCTTGTGTGCTCGCCATTATTAATTCCAGTAACCTAATGAAGGTGATTATACTCTACTCTGGGCTGGAAGAGGCCATGCATGTACAAGGAAATGACACCAAAATGGGCGGAAGAGAAGAATCATTAGGTGACAACTTTTTGGTGTGGGCAGGTGAACTGGGCTTGTGAATGCCTAACtagaaacaaaaacaaatgagTAAAAAGTTGCTGCATTCTTACCCACTTGACATGAAAGGAAGCGGAGGGAGGAGGCAGAGATAGATGCAAGGAGCATGATGGTGGGAGAGGGCATAGCATGGATGGCAGTGTACCTTTAGATTAGGTTTACAAATATATATTATAAGATGGTACAAATGGCCTGCTCAAGGACCTACAGGTGGCCATCATATGATATAATAATACCAtgtgaggagagagagagagaagagtaaAGTTTCTTTCTTTGAGGGAGTGGGATGTTTGTCATACGTACTTATTCCCTTCCTCCCATGCCCTCCGGTTCTCCTAGCAAGCAGCTCTCCTCTCTCCTCGCTTTGCCTCTCGCTAGTGCTTTTCATGGCTGGAAGATTCTTGGTTccggggagatggtggcgagACATGACATCTCAGAGCTTTGCCTGCTACAAGGAAAAGGAGGGCAGGGAGGGGTGACAGGTAGAAAGACAGGCTTATAAAAAAAAGTGGAGGAACAAGCAGCAAGACATACACCATCAGTTCAACTGTGAATGACACACATTGCATGCTCTAAATACCTCTTATAATCAACTTCAGATGAGCCTACATGCATATGCATAAACCAATAAAGCTAGCCCAATGATGAAGGGGGACttgtatatatataggaaaacaaAGATAATGGTACTCGTACTCATTGTAACCAATAATATAAGTACAAAGTTACAAACTTGCAAGTCTCGGTCCCCAAACGATCTGCATCTACACACAAAGCTGAAAcaccgcatgcatgcatgcgttgTTGTTACCACCAAACAAACTGTAGCTCGGTCCTCTCCCCCACTGCCGCAAGTCCCCTAAAGTTGGCCCTGCAAACCAAAGGAACCACACCACGACCACATGCGCCATTGTACCAGGTATGTACCGTACCGAGGCCTAGCTAGCTAACTCCAAGCCAGCCTAAAAAGAAGCTTCACACATATTAACAGATCAGCATAGTTTAAATGTCGTGTACTCTGATCTTATGTGTTAGAGCTAGCTAGCCCCCAAGTCGATAAGCAAACACAAATGAACAGCTTAGaacagaaggaagaagaagaacaccagaaagaaagaaagaaagaaagatacTATCAAACACCATATCCACCAATGCCACCACCATCTTATTAAACCTTTGTGCCCTATCTCCAGTTGCAACTTGGAAGCGCATGCATGCACAGCCGACGCTCCGATCGCATGAGCCATGCATATGCATGGGCGCCACCGTGCGCATCGCCACGTTACCAGGTGCCGCCGCCGCCGATCATGCCGTTCCAGAACCCCGGCGTGTCGGGCTGCCCAACGGGGGTGCCATTGCCTTGTTGCTCCTTGTTTCCTTGCTCGAACTGATGCCCGCCGCCATCCGCGGCGCCGCCAGACCCACCACCGCTCTCACCGCCACCGGCGCCACCAGAGCTGGCCGTCGGCTTCAAGTCCTCGAACGCGAATAGCAACCTGCTCGCCCTATCTTGCATCCCTTGCATCGCGGCGCTGGAGCCGTACCCCGCCGAGGAAGCCCCTCCCACCGGACCGTGCGCGTCCAGAGAGAAGCCCATCAAGCTCTGGGACTGcgactgcggcggcggcggcggcgcgcggaactCTCCGAGCGAGAACCCCGCGGCGCCGTAGTCTCCGGGCATCTGCATCGGCATCTGCAGCGGCATATAGCAGCCGGTGCTCCGGAGAAGCTCCATCGCGGAGAGCGCACCACTGGCCCGGGCGCCATTGCCCGCCATACCGCCGCCGCCCGGGTTGCACATGCTGCTGCTCTCCAGGCTCGGGAACGCCATGTAGTCGGCCTGCGCCTGCATCCCGCCTTGGTGGTGCGGGAACGCGAGGTTCAGGTCGTGCGCGGCGCCCTCGTGCGCCAGCTTCGGGTTCTTGTTTGGCGCCGCCCCGAGCATGGACGAGTTCGCGGCGGACGCGGTCGCCGAGGCGGCCGCCGACGCGGAcgcggaagacgacgacgacgacctctTGTTCTTGCGGGAGCCGCCGCCGACGGGGACGTTGCGCAGCGAGCCGCCCTCGGTCCAGTACCGGCGGCACGTCTTGCAGAAGTAGCGCGGCTGCTGGAGGCTGTAGTTATTGTAGTAGCAGAACTTGGTGTTGGTGGAGTTGCACCGCGGGCAGTTGATCGCCTTCTCCTTCTGCGGCCGCGGCCGCCGCTCCGTGCTACCCGCCCCAACTCCGGAGACTGCCACTGCCATGGCCGGCGGGGCACCTCTCATGGCGCCCGCAGCCCCAGGCGCCGACGACGGCGCCTGCGCCGGTGCATTCGGATTGGACCCTTGCACCTGGTTGGCGCTCGGTGCTCCCATCAGCATCTCCTCCATGGGCTTCACCAGCCCTAGCCCCTGAGGATACAGATACACGCATAGTGCAGCACTTGATCAATCACAAGTTGAGAATAGACGATGATCAACACAAGACACTACTACATGCCAAGCCAGCTAACACCTAGAGCAAGCAAGAACAAAGTGAAGAAAAACAGCATGCGGTGAGCATGCACTGGTAAGGGGGGAGGCTGTGGcctgtgggggtgggggtgtcaaGAATCTCTACGGTGCAACTAAGAACCAAGCAAAAGGATACAAAGGGGAGATTAGAGGCAGCaggaaaggcaaaggaaaaggtgataaggggaagaagaagaaaagatgaaaGAGAAACACACCACCACACAAAAACACAACTTTGCTTGTGCTGTTGTAGGGTTGTAGTACTGCCACACATCACCAGGACATGGCTGCTCCTCTCCTCTTTTGATGCAAGGCAAGGAGAGAGAAGAAAAGCTATGAGAAAGGAAGGGGGGAGGTGAGGTGAGGGGATAAAAAGGATGATGGTGAGGAAAGGGGGATTAGAAAGAGGGGAAAAGAAAGGTGATGGTGTGTGCTTTCATGGATCGGATCAAAAGGGGGAGGGCAGCAGAGGATTAAAGCCAGCCACCGGGGGCTCACCTTCACCTTAAAGCCTATGgagaagagagaggggggtgCTGATTATGCTCCAGATGCATAGATCTACACAAAGCATAACatataaaggaagaacaagaccCAAGAGGATACCCACACACAGAGAGATCATGGTCTCATCAAAGAAAGCGCGCACACACCAAGAACCATGACACGGAGAGGAGGATGAACAGACAGCGGCAAGATCAAGGGGAACAAAAGCCAAACTCACACAAAGAGATTTACCTGGGGCCAGTGGGCTGCATCCATGCAAGGACCTTGGCTAACCGCCCAAACAATTCTTGCTCCGGAAATCTGATGaagacgaggaggaagacgacggccggCAGGACGACGAAGAGGAGCTCCTCTCCTGCTGCTTGCTTGCTTCCGGTGGATTTCTTGAGCGGAGGGGAGAGAGCAGGAGGAGGAAGGCGCTGCGGTTGGCCAGTGAGTGGAATTGTCCCTCCTATGTCTGCAACCCACATACGTTTTGCTCAAATAGCTAGGCTAGTAGTGGATTCCCTCttctttttttttaatatttccATATGCCTCTCACAGCTGCCGGAAACTCGGCAAGGGGAGGGGGGCTGGAGCGCAGATCGATCGATGCGCGACTGCGAGGGGAGGAAGCGGatggggaggtggaggtggaggaggaggggctgCGTTCTTGCTCGATCGGAGGCCGGGGGCTGTGGGAGTGGGCGGTCAACCGGCCGAGATTCCATCGACCATTGTAAGGGAAGGCACCGCACGACGCAGCACCAAGGGAGGAAGCCCTGAGAATGGCGGTTTGGTGGGGGCCAAGCGCTCGCACGTGCCGGCAACACGGCGTTCTAAATTCCCCGGCCGTCACTGTGTGGTGCAACCTTTACTTCTTTTCCTTTCTATTACGCGACAGTGCACCTGCCCCTTTGTTTTCAGTCTACAGGATAATTCGTTTCAACGCCGCAGC
This window encodes:
- the LOC123427480 gene encoding dof zinc finger protein 1-like isoform X1, giving the protein MDAAHWPQGLGLVKPMEEMLMGAPSANQVQGSNPNAPAQAPSSAPGAAGAMRGAPPAMAVAVSGVGAGSTERRPRPQKEKAINCPRCNSTNTKFCYYNNYSLQQPRYFCKTCRRYWTEGGSLRNVPVGGGSRKNKRSSSSSSASASAAASATASAANSSMLGAAPNKNPKLAHEGAAHDLNLAFPHHQGGMQAQADYMAFPSLESSSMCNPGGGGMAGNGARASGALSAMELLRSTGCYMPLQMPMQMPGDYGAAGFSLGEFRAPPPPPQSQSQSLMGFSLDAHGPVGGASSAGYGSSAAMQGMQDRASRLLFAFEDLKPTASSGGAGGGESGGGSGGAADGGGHQFEQGNKEQQGNGTPVGQPDTPGFWNGMIGGGGTW
- the LOC123427480 gene encoding dof zinc finger protein 1-like isoform X2, whose amino-acid sequence is MEEMLMGAPSANQVQGSNPNAPAQAPSSAPGAAGAMRGAPPAMAVAVSGVGAGSTERRPRPQKEKAINCPRCNSTNTKFCYYNNYSLQQPRYFCKTCRRYWTEGGSLRNVPVGGGSRKNKRSSSSSSASASAAASATASAANSSMLGAAPNKNPKLAHEGAAHDLNLAFPHHQGGMQAQADYMAFPSLESSSMCNPGGGGMAGNGARASGALSAMELLRSTGCYMPLQMPMQMPGDYGAAGFSLGEFRAPPPPPQSQSQSLMGFSLDAHGPVGGASSAGYGSSAAMQGMQDRASRLLFAFEDLKPTASSGGAGGGESGGGSGGAADGGGHQFEQGNKEQQGNGTPVGQPDTPGFWNGMIGGGGTW